Proteins co-encoded in one Coregonus clupeaformis isolate EN_2021a chromosome 5, ASM2061545v1, whole genome shotgun sequence genomic window:
- the mlnr gene encoding growth hormone secretagogue receptor type 1, producing MNDDDHHYEGSLFPTSILIPVTIICILLFLVGVLGNTMTILIIQRFKDMKTTTNLYLSSMAVSDLLIFLCLPFDLYRLWKYVPWVFGEVVCHLFHYVNEGCTYATILHITALSMERYLAICFPLRAKVVVTKRRVQYIIMALWTFALLSASPMLFLVGVEYDNETYPDYSTRQCKHTNYAIRSGQLHTMIWVSTTYFFCPMFCLVFLYGSIGRKLWKSKNDLQGPNAVARERSHRQTVKILVVVVLAFVICWLPYHIGRNLFAQVDDYDEAKLSQDFNIGSMVLCYLSASINPVLYNLMSRKYRAAAHRLFLLRRKPHPRLNGSNNRRPTGPRQQLSLREETTVLDETVIGV from the exons ATGAATGATGATGACCACCACTATGAAGGCTCCCTGTTCCCCACCTCCATCCTCATCCCTGTTACCATCATCTGTATCCTCCTCTTCCTGGTCGGTGTGTTGGGAAACACCATGACTATCCTCATCATCCAG CGCTTCAAGGATATGAAGACCACCACCAACCTGTACCTGTCCTCCATGGCTGTGTCCgacctcctcatcttcctctgcCTGCCCTTTGACCTCTACCGCCTGTGGAAGTACGTCCCCTGGGTGTTTGGGGAGGTGGTGTGTCATCTGTTCCACTATGTCAATGAAGGCTGTACGTACGCCACCATCCTCCACATCACCGCGCTCAGCATGGAGCGATACCTGGCCATCTGTTTCCCCCTCAGAGCTAAAGTCGTGGTGACCAAACGCAGGGTCCAGTACATCATTATGGCTCTATGGACCtttgctctgctctctgcttccCCCATGCTGTTTCTGGTGGGGGTGGAGTATGACAACGAAACGTACCCGGACTACAGTACAAGACAGTGTAAACACACGAACTACGCCATCAGGTCAGGGCAGCTGCACACAATGATCTGGGTGTCCACGACGTATTTCTTCTGCCCCATGTTCTGCCTGGTTTTCCTGTACGGCTCCATTGGACGGAAGCTGTGGAAGAGTAAGAACGACCTGCAGGGTCCCAATGCCGTGGCCCGGGAGAGGTCGCATAGACAGACCGTCAAAATACTGG TGGTAGTAGTCCTGGCGTTTGTGATCTGTTGGTTGCCGTACCACATTGGACGTAACCTGTTTGCCCAGGTGGATGACTATGATGAGGCTAAACTGAGCCAGGACTTCAACATAGGCTCCATGGTCCTCTGTTACCTCAGCGCCTCCATCAACCCTGTCCTCTATAACCTCATGTCCAGGAAGTACCGCGCCGCCGCGCACCGCCTCTTCCTGCTCAGACGCAAGCCCCACCCCCGACTCAATGGTAGCAACAACCGTAGACCAACTGGACCGAGACAGCAGCTGTCCCTCAGAGAAGAAACCACCGTACTCGATGAGACCGTGATCGGAGTTTAG